One segment of Methanobrevibacter wolinii SH DNA contains the following:
- a CDS encoding inositol-3-phosphate synthase yields MSKIKIAIVGIGNCASSLIQGIHYYENKTEEDSIGLMHWEIDGYKPSDIEVVAAFDVDARKVGKTVDEAIFAKPNCTKIFQKDIPKSNVKVSMGKVLDGVAPHMSEFEDDLSFVLSDEEEPSLEDVVKILKDSGAEMLLNYLPVGSQKATEFYAEACLEAGIGFINCMPVFIVSNSEWESRFREKGIPAIGDDIKAQIGATITHRTLTNLFKNRGVKLDRTYQINTGGNTDFMNMLNRDRLSSKRVSKTEAVQSVAGERLDPHDIHIGPSDYVPWQKDNKICFLRMEGREFGDVPMNIELRLSVEDSPNSAGCVIDAVRVLKLALKRGIGGQLTSISSYLMKHPPVQYDDDTAFENSNLFIEGKLDR; encoded by the coding sequence TTGTCTAAAATTAAAATAGCTATAGTTGGAATTGGTAATTGTGCTAGTTCTCTTATTCAAGGAATTCATTATTATGAAAACAAAACTGAGGAAGATTCAATAGGATTAATGCATTGGGAAATTGATGGTTATAAACCTTCTGATATTGAAGTTGTTGCAGCTTTTGATGTAGATGCAAGAAAAGTTGGTAAGACCGTAGATGAAGCAATTTTTGCAAAACCTAATTGTACTAAAATTTTCCAAAAAGATATTCCAAAATCTAATGTAAAAGTTTCTATGGGTAAAGTTTTAGATGGTGTTGCACCACATATGTCTGAATTTGAGGATGATTTATCATTTGTTCTTTCAGATGAAGAAGAACCATCTCTTGAAGATGTTGTTAAAATCTTAAAAGATAGTGGAGCAGAAATGTTATTAAATTATCTTCCTGTTGGATCTCAAAAAGCTACTGAATTCTATGCTGAAGCATGTTTAGAAGCAGGTATTGGATTTATTAATTGTATGCCTGTATTTATTGTAAGTAATTCAGAATGGGAATCAAGATTTAGGGAAAAAGGTATTCCTGCAATTGGTGATGATATTAAAGCACAAATTGGAGCAACAATAACTCATAGGACTTTAACTAATTTATTTAAAAATCGTGGTGTAAAATTAGATAGAACTTATCAAATTAACACTGGAGGAAACACTGATTTTATGAATATGTTAAACAGAGATAGACTTTCTTCTAAAAGAGTATCTAAAACAGAAGCAGTTCAATCTGTTGCAGGAGAAAGACTCGATCCTCATGATATTCATATAGGTCCTAGTGATTATGTCCCATGGCAAAAAGATAATAAAATATGTTTCTTAAGGATGGAAGGAAGAGAATTTGGTGATGTTCCAATGAATATTGAACTTAGATTAAGTGTTGAAGATTCTCCAAACTCTGCAGGTTGTGTTATTGATGCAGTACGTGTATTAAAATTAGCACTTAAAAGAGGTATTGGTGGACAATTAACTTCAATATCTTCTTATCTTATGAAACATCCACCTGTACAATATGATGATGATACTGCATTTGAAAATTCAAATCTTTTCATTGAAGGAAAATTAGATAGATAA
- the oadA gene encoding sodium-extruding oxaloacetate decarboxylase subunit alpha: protein MKTTKITETALRDAHQSLLATRIRTRDMIPIVEELDKIGYFSLEAWGGATFDTCIRYLNEDPWERLRQIKEKATRTPIQMLLRGQNLLGYKNYPDDIVTAFVEKSYENGVDIFRIFDALNDVRNMEQSIKVAKAQGAHVQGTISYTISPVHTIDSYVEFAKEIEALDCDSICIKDMAGLITPQDAYELITKLKEETDLLVDLHCHCTSGMAPITYYAACEAGVDILDTAISPLAWGTAQPPTESIVAALAGTPYDTGLSLKSLKPIKEYFMDIKEKYASILDPIAEQVDTDVLLYQIPGGMLSNLVSQLKEQNALDRYQDVLEEMPRTRKDMGYPPLVTPTSQIIGIQSVMNVLGSKRYKTVTNEIKEYMRGMYGRPPAPINQKLYHKILGDEKPIDCRPADLLEPEYEHYKELGEKEGLIKKEEDILTLALYPQVGAKFLSGEAEEEELKPKSIMSDNELAIPTEYNVEVDGDSFDVKIMPTGYLQVEESEKGPFTPVEGGITSPMQGMVLKIKVEVGDKVTKGSTVAVLEAMKMENDIQADKDGVVKEIFVEKGDAVSAGDTIMVID, encoded by the coding sequence ATGAAAACTACAAAAATTACTGAAACAGCTCTTAGAGATGCTCACCAATCCCTTTTAGCTACACGTATTAGAACAAGGGACATGATTCCTATTGTAGAAGAACTAGATAAAATTGGGTACTTTTCTTTAGAAGCATGGGGAGGAGCAACATTTGATACTTGTATTCGTTATTTAAACGAAGATCCTTGGGAAAGACTTAGACAAATTAAAGAGAAAGCTACAAGGACACCTATTCAAATGCTTTTAAGAGGTCAAAACCTTTTAGGTTATAAAAATTATCCTGATGATATAGTTACTGCATTTGTTGAAAAATCTTATGAAAATGGTGTAGATATATTTAGGATTTTTGATGCATTAAATGATGTACGTAATATGGAACAATCTATTAAAGTAGCTAAAGCACAAGGTGCTCATGTACAAGGTACTATTAGTTATACTATAAGTCCAGTACATACAATCGATTCCTATGTTGAATTTGCAAAAGAAATTGAAGCATTAGATTGTGATTCTATCTGTATTAAAGATATGGCTGGTTTAATTACTCCACAAGATGCATATGAGCTTATTACAAAACTTAAAGAAGAAACTGATTTACTTGTAGATTTACATTGTCATTGTACTAGTGGTATGGCACCAATTACATATTATGCTGCATGTGAAGCAGGTGTTGATATTCTTGATACTGCAATTTCACCACTTGCTTGGGGAACTGCTCAACCACCAACTGAAAGTATTGTAGCTGCTCTTGCAGGTACTCCATATGATACTGGTTTAAGTTTAAAATCATTAAAACCTATTAAAGAATATTTCATGGATATTAAAGAGAAATATGCATCAATTCTTGATCCTATTGCAGAACAAGTTGATACTGATGTATTATTATATCAAATTCCTGGTGGAATGTTATCTAATCTTGTATCTCAATTAAAAGAGCAAAATGCACTTGATAGGTATCAAGATGTATTAGAAGAAATGCCAAGAACAAGGAAAGATATGGGATACCCTCCACTTGTTACACCTACAAGTCAAATTATTGGTATTCAATCTGTAATGAATGTTTTAGGTAGTAAAAGGTACAAAACTGTAACTAATGAAATCAAAGAATATATGAGGGGAATGTATGGACGTCCTCCTGCTCCAATTAATCAAAAACTTTATCATAAAATATTAGGTGATGAAAAACCTATTGATTGTAGACCAGCAGATTTACTTGAACCTGAATATGAACATTATAAAGAATTAGGTGAAAAAGAAGGTTTAATTAAAAAAGAAGAAGATATTTTAACTCTTGCTTTATATCCACAAGTAGGTGCTAAATTTTTAAGTGGTGAAGCTGAAGAGGAAGAACTTAAACCTAAATCAATCATGTCTGATAATGAATTAGCTATTCCAACTGAATATAATGTTGAAGTTGATGGTGATAGTTTTGATGTTAAAATCATGCCAACAGGATATCTTCAAGTTGAAGAATCTGAAAAAGGACCATTTACTCCTGTTGAAGGTGGAATAACTTCACCAATGCAAGGTATGGTTTTAAAAATTAAAGTTGAAGTTGGAGATAAAGTTACTAAAGGTTCTACTGTAGCTGTTCTTGAAGCTATGAAAATGGAAAATGATATTCAAGCAGATAAAGATGGTGTTGTAAAAGAAATTTTCGTAGAAAAAGGAGATGCAGTTTCAGCTGGAGATACTATAATGGTTATTGATTAA
- a CDS encoding nitroreductase family protein yields the protein MHLIIDEETCSACGKCITVCIRDALKMEGDHVIEVESNCFDCGQCMAVCKTGSIRLKIYQDQEDRIQEYNPRNLPITYDDYIQFLKQRRSCRWFLKRKEISSEEYNKIFEAAYYSPTAQNMQDVEFVVIKENLNEFLNHIYSIIKVEEDKYFRIAEFGDYLKHPENYKNNPFLWEGKELILTFAKDPMDAIIASTRVELAGYTLGLGGFYSLFISKADRINHDKLMEFFPEIDSDKHMYSAYIIGHPRISFKRTIPHKKIKVSFK from the coding sequence ATGCATTTAATTATTGATGAAGAAACTTGTTCTGCATGTGGAAAATGTATTACTGTATGTATTCGTGATGCTCTAAAGATGGAAGGAGATCATGTTATTGAAGTTGAATCAAATTGTTTTGATTGTGGTCAATGTATGGCTGTTTGTAAAACTGGTTCAATACGATTAAAAATTTATCAAGACCAAGAAGATAGAATACAAGAATATAATCCAAGAAATCTTCCTATAACTTATGATGATTATATTCAATTTCTTAAACAAAGAAGATCTTGTAGATGGTTTTTAAAAAGAAAAGAAATTAGTTCTGAAGAATATAACAAAATATTTGAAGCAGCATATTATTCTCCTACAGCTCAAAATATGCAAGATGTAGAATTCGTTGTAATTAAAGAAAATTTAAATGAATTTTTAAATCATATTTATAGTATTATTAAAGTTGAAGAAGATAAATATTTTAGAATTGCAGAATTTGGGGACTATCTTAAACATCCTGAAAATTATAAGAACAATCCTTTTTTATGGGAAGGTAAAGAATTAATTTTGACATTTGCAAAAGATCCAATGGATGCTATTATTGCAAGTACTCGTGTTGAACTTGCAGGATATACATTAGGTTTAGGTGGATTTTATTCATTATTTATTTCAAAAGCAGATAGAATAAATCATGATAAACTTATGGAATTTTTCCCAGAAATTGATTCTGATAAACATATGTATTCTGCATATATTATAGGACATCCTAGAATTAGTTTTAAAAGAACTATACCTCATAAAAAAATTAAAGTAAGTTTTAAATAA
- the queC gene encoding 7-cyano-7-deazaguanine synthase QueC: MKEKAIAVLSGGLDSTVAMSSYINDYDIYAITFDYGQKAIKQEINAAKNICKYYEIPHMVINLKWLGEISNSALNSSNKIPTPSNEDLDNIKKSQETADAVWVPGRNIVFTAIATSFAESIGASKIIVGWDYEEANTFPDNSKEFLESFNNLLNIGSPDDIEVVAPAINLNKDDIVKLGAKNNCPMELSYSCYTGNDKHCGICESCMRRKRGFKKAGIKDLTEYEQ; encoded by the coding sequence ATGAAAGAAAAAGCAATAGCAGTCCTATCTGGAGGACTTGATTCAACAGTAGCAATGAGTTCTTATATAAATGATTATGATATTTATGCAATAACCTTTGATTATGGTCAAAAAGCAATAAAACAAGAAATTAATGCTGCAAAAAATATTTGTAAATATTATGAAATTCCACATATGGTAATTAATCTTAAATGGTTAGGTGAAATCAGCAATTCTGCACTTAATTCATCAAATAAAATACCTACACCAAGTAATGAAGATTTAGATAATATTAAAAAATCACAGGAAACTGCAGATGCAGTTTGGGTTCCTGGAAGAAATATAGTATTTACAGCAATAGCAACTTCCTTTGCAGAAAGTATTGGTGCAAGTAAAATAATTGTAGGTTGGGATTATGAAGAGGCAAATACATTCCCAGATAATTCTAAAGAATTCTTAGAAAGCTTTAATAATCTACTTAATATTGGTTCTCCAGATGATATAGAAGTTGTAGCACCTGCAATTAACCTTAATAAAGATGATATTGTAAAATTAGGTGCTAAAAATAATTGTCCAATGGAACTTAGTTATTCATGTTATACAGGTAATGATAAACATTGTGGAATCTGTGAATCTTGTATGAGACGTAAAAGAGGATTTAAAAAAGCAGGAATAAAAGATTTAACAGAATATGAACAATAA
- the larC gene encoding nickel pincer cofactor biosynthesis protein LarC, which translates to MTIIIDPQSSGISGNMFIGALVDLGANKEDIKRITEKVAENFGGVNTEITKVNKAGIESSFCNIEILNKNHHNNHGISYKDLISNINKLNGFLDKEVLEKSKEVFKIIAKAESTVHGKSLDEIHFHEVGAADAVADVIGTIYGFYQLELNKENVIGLPISVGGGRVETAHGIVSIPAPATVEILKGLNFQGGPVSSELATPTGCALYKVLCDEYLEYMPNIKIEKVGYGAGSKDFKHPNVLRILKGKNSKEKGEIKVLETNVDHLSGEELGYLYDKLLDAGARDVIMIPIFMKKNRPGQLIQVISHEENIENLLKIMFKETGTLGIRISPKLHRGIASREFIKLSIEIDGKKYEITFKIGYYDGEIISKRAEFEDTKRIAIETGLTLGEIRELSNIEIRKYLKNKNKL; encoded by the coding sequence ATGACTATAATAATAGATCCACAAAGTTCAGGAATATCTGGAAATATGTTTATTGGAGCACTTGTAGACTTAGGTGCTAATAAGGAAGATATAAAACGAATTACCGAAAAAGTAGCTGAAAACTTTGGTGGAGTAAACACAGAAATTACTAAAGTTAATAAAGCAGGAATAGAATCAAGTTTTTGTAATATAGAAATTTTAAACAAAAACCACCATAATAACCATGGAATATCCTATAAAGATTTAATTTCTAATATTAATAAATTAAATGGATTTTTAGATAAAGAAGTTCTTGAAAAGTCAAAAGAAGTATTTAAGATTATTGCTAAAGCAGAAAGTACTGTTCATGGAAAATCTCTTGATGAAATACATTTCCATGAAGTAGGTGCTGCAGATGCAGTTGCAGATGTTATAGGTACAATATATGGATTTTATCAACTTGAACTTAATAAAGAAAATGTAATTGGATTACCAATTTCAGTTGGTGGTGGAAGAGTAGAAACTGCACATGGTATAGTAAGTATACCTGCTCCAGCAACAGTTGAAATTTTAAAAGGTCTTAATTTTCAAGGAGGTCCTGTATCAAGTGAACTTGCAACTCCTACAGGTTGTGCATTATATAAAGTATTATGTGATGAATATCTTGAATACATGCCAAATATTAAAATTGAAAAAGTAGGATATGGTGCTGGTTCTAAAGACTTTAAACATCCAAATGTTTTAAGAATATTAAAAGGGAAAAATTCTAAAGAAAAAGGAGAAATCAAAGTTCTTGAAACTAATGTAGATCATTTAAGTGGTGAAGAACTAGGATATCTTTATGATAAATTATTAGATGCTGGTGCAAGAGATGTTATAATGATTCCAATATTTATGAAGAAAAATAGACCAGGACAACTTATTCAAGTAATTAGTCATGAAGAAAATATAGAAAATTTACTTAAAATAATGTTTAAAGAAACAGGAACTTTAGGAATTAGAATTTCACCTAAATTACATAGAGGAATAGCATCACGTGAATTTATTAAATTATCTATTGAAATAGATGGAAAAAAATATGAAATAACCTTTAAAATTGGTTATTATGATGGTGAAATAATATCAAAAAGAGCAGAATTTGAAGATACAAAAAGAATAGCAATAGAAACTGGATTGACTTTAGGTGAAATTAGAGAATTAAGTAATATTGAAATTAGAAAATATTTAAAAAATAAGAATAAATTATAA
- a CDS encoding phosphatidylglycerophosphatase A — MKIDKKHIISDDVNLYHDKNGINLNNPNFFLTFSDFNISDGIDIVENILVLSNNAISLKNTDKVFETVEKYLANNNLNGSYIFHNLDNFKYFLNKYGDISVITILSNDVEIEDYYDSLKVANSKKGFEMAKIDFNQIVIIDKVLSPKLLIKLHIEAVKERVKFLDSLNLPLHIDNIIGTDDFMVLASNMPKNDLSDDEKQFGIDITSIPYEDDDLDIENLIIKVQDAVSISLEEAFKKSGLSFGILDFFVSEGIQISDLVDAGMALVEGVEVTDELREKLEIQIYKSLEDINVIALLLAAIRVEYDFSNNLIREVNVEDDPAYLYTDEVLGLAIANQIAGTKARFNFKRYDEKKPGILSHLGPMVDDIFGGLIAGCMSKIFEEN; from the coding sequence ATGAAAATTGATAAGAAACATATTATTTCAGATGATGTAAATCTTTACCATGATAAAAATGGAATTAATTTAAATAATCCTAATTTCTTTTTAACATTTAGTGATTTTAATATAAGTGATGGAATTGATATTGTTGAAAATATTTTAGTATTATCAAATAATGCAATAAGTTTAAAAAATACAGATAAAGTTTTTGAAACTGTTGAAAAATATTTAGCAAATAATAATTTAAATGGTAGCTATATTTTCCATAATCTTGATAATTTTAAGTATTTTCTTAATAAATATGGTGATATTTCAGTTATAACCATCTTAAGTAATGATGTTGAAATTGAAGATTATTATGATTCATTAAAGGTTGCAAATTCTAAAAAAGGATTTGAAATGGCTAAAATTGATTTTAATCAAATTGTTATTATTGATAAAGTATTATCTCCAAAATTATTAATTAAATTACATATTGAAGCAGTAAAAGAAAGAGTTAAATTTTTAGATTCTTTGAATTTACCATTACATATTGATAATATTATAGGTACTGATGATTTCATGGTTCTTGCATCTAATATGCCTAAAAATGATTTAAGTGATGATGAGAAACAATTTGGTATAGATATTACTTCAATTCCATATGAAGATGATGATTTAGATATTGAAAATTTAATAATAAAAGTTCAAGATGCAGTATCTATTTCTCTTGAAGAAGCATTTAAAAAATCTGGATTAAGCTTCGGTATTCTTGATTTTTTCGTATCTGAAGGAATTCAAATCAGTGATCTTGTTGATGCAGGTATGGCTCTTGTTGAAGGCGTTGAAGTTACAGATGAATTAAGAGAAAAATTAGAAATACAAATTTATAAATCATTAGAAGATATCAATGTTATTGCACTTTTACTTGCAGCAATAAGAGTAGAATATGATTTTTCAAACAATTTAATACGTGAAGTTAATGTTGAAGATGATCCTGCATATCTTTATACTGATGAAGTATTAGGACTTGCAATAGCAAATCAAATAGCAGGTACTAAAGCAAGATTTAATTTTAAACGTTATGATGAGAAAAAACCAGGAATACTTTCTCATTTAGGTCCAATGGTAGATGATATATTTGGAGGACTTATTGCTGGTTGTATGAGTAAAATATTTGAAGAAAATTAG
- the cobS gene encoding adenosylcobinamide-GDP ribazoletransferase — MILISNNNKVNTSDKEDIHDNLEDLSKNRDDYYEDDKKNTSFLRSLAGLVTFSTIIPLGIYTSIEAVISVIWLWPLLNALIGLGGVVIAYILLKLFNMSHLLVATIVISYIFLIMGYNHIDGLLDFSDGIMVHGDSKKKINVMRDSMVGTAGISTMVIFTVMTVAVLTNLIDYNCLWGILVGEMSAKVSLLTTCILSKPAEDGIGKYFVEDMPITNYITAVLISGIIAYIFLGYVGLFGLIGAIIAGALISYIAKRNFGVATGDVLGTSNEIGRLLSLIFIVIAIPLF; from the coding sequence GTGATTTTAATATCAAATAATAACAAAGTAAACACTTCAGATAAAGAAGATATTCATGATAATTTAGAAGATTTAAGTAAAAACAGAGATGATTATTATGAAGATGATAAGAAAAACACATCATTTCTTCGTTCTTTAGCTGGTCTTGTTACATTTTCTACAATAATTCCATTAGGAATATATACATCAATTGAAGCTGTAATAAGTGTTATATGGTTATGGCCTCTTTTAAATGCTCTTATTGGTTTAGGTGGTGTAGTAATTGCTTATATTTTACTTAAACTTTTTAATATGTCACATTTACTTGTAGCAACAATTGTAATTTCTTATATATTTTTAATTATGGGTTATAATCATATAGATGGACTTCTTGACTTTTCTGATGGAATAATGGTTCATGGGGATTCAAAAAAGAAAATTAATGTTATGAGAGATTCTATGGTTGGTACTGCTGGAATTTCTACTATGGTTATTTTTACAGTTATGACTGTTGCAGTATTAACTAATCTTATTGATTATAATTGTCTTTGGGGTATTCTTGTTGGAGAGATGTCTGCTAAAGTTTCTCTTTTAACAACTTGTATTTTATCAAAACCTGCTGAAGATGGTATTGGTAAATATTTTGTTGAAGACATGCCTATAACAAATTATATTACTGCAGTTTTAATATCAGGAATTATTGCATATATTTTTTTAGGATATGTTGGTCTATTTGGTTTAATTGGAGCTATTATTGCTGGTGCTTTAATATCATATATTGCAAAAAGGAATTTTGGTGTTGCAACAGGAGATGTTCTTGGAACTTCTAATGAAATTGGAAGATTATTATCTTTAATATTTATTGTAATTGCAATTCCATTATTTTAA
- a CDS encoding DUF2112 family protein, with translation MKVAVFPDSAMIIINQINKSKHEVLSNYDKLYHEDKEKLSKKGQDYENNINSNIENLNLIKGIKYTGIEAPSAVQGRMSIFGPIIEEAEAAIILRNGKNHLYNELNELILFGSNGCNNTLNIIIYLLREKNIPILELEYPETRNDIINLIGEINNFLDYLTEYELNRTNKKYIKKYKLENEENKEDYKDVNKIIRDSLNLNFKFI, from the coding sequence ATGAAAGTAGCAGTATTTCCAGATAGTGCAATGATTATTATAAATCAAATAAATAAATCAAAACATGAGGTACTATCAAATTATGATAAATTATATCATGAAGATAAAGAAAAATTAAGTAAAAAAGGACAGGACTATGAAAATAATATAAATTCTAATATTGAGAATCTTAACTTAATAAAGGGAATAAAATATACTGGTATAGAAGCACCTTCAGCTGTACAAGGAAGAATGTCAATATTTGGACCTATAATTGAAGAAGCAGAAGCAGCGATAATACTTAGAAATGGAAAAAACCACTTATACAATGAATTAAATGAATTAATACTTTTTGGATCTAATGGATGTAATAATACCTTAAATATAATAATTTATCTTCTTAGAGAAAAAAATATACCTATTCTAGAATTAGAATATCCTGAAACTAGAAATGATATTATAAATCTCATAGGAGAAATCAATAATTTTCTTGATTATTTAACAGAATATGAATTAAATAGAACAAATAAAAAATATATTAAAAAATATAAGTTAGAAAATGAAGAAAATAAGGAAGATTATAAGGATGTAAATAAAATAATTAGAGACTCATTAAATCTTAATTTTAAATTTATTTAA
- a CDS encoding tRNA (cytidine(56)-2'-O)-methyltransferase: MKRIHVLRLDHRIGRDTRITTHVCLTARAFGADKVWLSGEEDTHLMANVEDIVDRWGGDFKVEYVKNYLSLIKNWQNIGGRIVHLTMYGEQAHKIIDEVRKESEDRDLLIIVGGSKVPSKVYKNATWNVSVTTQPHSEVAALAVFQHLLMDGKEFDIDFNHPVFEVIPTLHGKKVNIHDENKN; encoded by the coding sequence ATGAAAAGAATTCATGTTTTAAGATTAGATCATAGGATTGGCAGGGATACACGTATCACTACTCATGTATGTTTAACAGCAAGGGCTTTTGGTGCTGATAAAGTTTGGTTAAGTGGTGAAGAAGATACTCATTTAATGGCTAATGTTGAAGATATTGTTGATCGTTGGGGTGGAGACTTTAAAGTTGAATATGTTAAAAATTATTTAAGTTTAATTAAAAATTGGCAAAATATCGGTGGACGGATTGTTCATTTAACTATGTATGGTGAACAAGCCCATAAAATTATTGATGAAGTAAGGAAAGAGTCTGAAGATAGAGATCTTCTAATTATTGTTGGTGGTAGTAAGGTACCATCTAAAGTATATAAAAATGCTACTTGGAATGTTTCAGTAACTACTCAACCTCATTCTGAGGTTGCTGCTCTTGCAGTATTTCAACATCTTTTAATGGATGGTAAAGAATTTGATATAGATTTCAATCATCCTGTATTTGAAGTTATTCCAACACTTCATGGTAAAAAAGTAAATATTCATGATGAAAATAAAAATTAA
- a CDS encoding DUF763 domain-containing protein, with protein sequence MQRKGIANLPMHTGHTPRWLWERMVKLSKAISEVIIDEYGQVELLERISNPYWFQSFSCVIGFDWHSSGTTTTTCGALRAALKPEEHGIAVLGGKGKNSRKTPGQIEKEGDIFNINSSKIDNLVKSSRLSAKIDNSCIQDNYTLYQHNFFLTEKGEWAVVQQGMNTDTKYARRYHWMSDEFDKFLEDPHTGISCDKKRKETLNMASKESKNVQKISVDLINDNPEHLRKYFRPKDPSQTTLFDFIGKQEDFSNFNNQEEFTLPQHHPILNMDLSDREFEVLKKAYEIQPEKYEDLIMLKGIGPKKIRALALISDIIYGEKASWKDPVKYSFAHGGKDGFPYPVDRKTYDNSIRTIKDAVYQAKLDEKDKINAIKRLNKYMN encoded by the coding sequence ATGCAAAGAAAAGGAATTGCAAATTTACCAATGCATACTGGCCATACACCAAGATGGTTATGGGAAAGAATGGTAAAATTATCAAAAGCAATAAGTGAAGTTATTATAGATGAATATGGTCAAGTAGAATTACTTGAAAGAATATCTAATCCTTATTGGTTTCAGAGTTTTTCATGTGTAATTGGCTTTGATTGGCATTCTTCAGGTACTACAACTACAACATGTGGAGCATTAAGAGCTGCACTTAAACCAGAAGAACATGGAATTGCAGTACTTGGAGGTAAAGGGAAAAATTCACGTAAAACACCGGGACAAATAGAAAAAGAAGGAGATATTTTTAATATTAATTCTTCAAAAATTGATAATTTAGTAAAAAGTTCAAGATTATCTGCTAAAATTGATAACTCTTGTATTCAAGATAACTATACATTATACCAACATAATTTCTTTTTAACTGAAAAAGGAGAATGGGCAGTAGTACAACAAGGAATGAATACTGATACAAAATATGCAAGACGTTATCACTGGATGAGTGATGAATTTGATAAATTCCTTGAAGATCCACATACTGGAATAAGTTGTGATAAAAAAAGGAAAGAAACACTAAATATGGCATCAAAAGAAAGTAAAAATGTTCAAAAAATAAGTGTTGATTTAATAAATGATAATCCAGAACATCTAAGAAAATATTTTAGACCAAAAGATCCAAGTCAAACAACACTTTTTGATTTTATTGGAAAACAAGAAGATTTTAGTAATTTTAATAATCAAGAAGAATTCACATTACCTCAACACCATCCAATACTAAATATGGATTTATCAGACAGAGAATTTGAAGTTCTAAAAAAAGCATATGAAATTCAACCAGAAAAATATGAAGATTTAATAATGCTTAAAGGAATTGGTCCTAAGAAAATTAGAGCTCTTGCTTTAATAAGTGATATCATTTATGGTGAAAAAGCAAGCTGGAAAGACCCTGTAAAATATAGTTTTGCCCATGGTGGAAAAGATGGATTTCCTTATCCTGTTGATAGAAAAACTTATGATAATTCTATAAGAACCATTAAAGATGCAGTTTATCAAGCAAAATTAGATGAAAAAGATAAGATAAATGCAATAAAAAGATTAAATAAATATATGAATTAA
- a CDS encoding fumarate hydratase C-terminal domain-containing protein, with protein MIEIKTPISNEIIKKLKINDKITISGTIYTGRDAILPKLGEMIKNNEKLPIDLKGSAIMHTAVSDAGIATTTSNKKEIESNIPILSKAGVKIHIGKGALSEETKNILNKENSIYVVSPPVAALLTDSILSKKCVMFKEEGIEACFKLKVKNIPGVVAIANGESIF; from the coding sequence ATGATAGAAATTAAAACACCAATTTCTAATGAAATAATAAAAAAATTAAAAATTAATGATAAAATTACAATTAGTGGAACAATATATACTGGAAGAGATGCAATATTACCAAAACTTGGAGAAATGATTAAAAACAATGAAAAATTACCGATTGATTTAAAAGGAAGTGCTATAATGCATACTGCAGTAAGTGATGCAGGAATAGCAACAACAACATCTAATAAAAAAGAAATTGAATCAAACATACCAATATTATCAAAAGCTGGTGTAAAAATACATATTGGAAAAGGAGCATTAAGTGAAGAAACAAAAAATATATTAAATAAAGAAAATTCAATATATGTAGTTTCACCTCCTGTAGCTGCACTTCTTACAGATTCCATACTTTCAAAAAAATGTGTAATGTTTAAAGAAGAAGGTATTGAAGCATGTTTTAAATTAAAAGTTAAAAATATTCCTGGAGTTGTTGCAATTGCTAATGGAGAAAGCATATTTTAA